In Bacillus sp. FJAT-45037, the following are encoded in one genomic region:
- the aroE gene encoding shikimate dehydrogenase gives MGKRYGLIGHPVGHSMSPLMHNEALLALGLDAVYEAFDVREQALAPFMTKLRNGELDGINVTIPHKVAVMDFLDEVDEVARQIGAVNTIVKEDGKLVGYNTDGVGYWQSVEPFITTPYEQQRVLIIGAGGAARAVTTAFLQAGVGQLIVCNRTVEKAVALLNRLNTQHVTTDAWSLKKAETELERFDIIVNTTSVGMSPNIDDQPLSLQRMKCEAIVSDLIYNPLETAFLQEAKQRGATTINGLGMFVNQGALSFQYWTDQAPDRMRMTDSVIKKLGG, from the coding sequence ATGGGGAAACGGTACGGATTAATTGGACATCCAGTCGGTCATTCGATGTCACCGCTTATGCACAATGAAGCTCTTTTAGCACTCGGTCTCGATGCGGTGTATGAGGCGTTTGATGTGAGAGAACAAGCATTAGCACCTTTTATGACCAAATTGCGAAATGGTGAGTTAGACGGAATCAACGTCACGATTCCGCATAAAGTAGCGGTGATGGACTTCTTAGATGAGGTCGATGAAGTTGCTCGTCAAATTGGCGCTGTGAATACAATCGTCAAAGAAGATGGAAAGTTAGTTGGGTATAACACAGATGGCGTTGGATACTGGCAGTCGGTTGAACCATTTATCACGACTCCGTATGAACAGCAACGCGTTCTGATCATCGGGGCAGGCGGGGCAGCAAGAGCAGTCACAACGGCTTTCTTACAAGCGGGCGTTGGGCAATTGATCGTTTGTAACCGCACCGTGGAAAAAGCTGTAGCTCTCTTAAACCGGTTGAACACGCAACATGTGACGACAGATGCTTGGTCGTTAAAGAAAGCAGAAACAGAATTAGAACGATTTGATATCATTGTGAATACGACATCTGTAGGAATGAGTCCGAACATAGACGATCAACCGTTATCACTTCAACGAATGAAGTGCGAGGCGATTGTCAGTGACCTAATTTATAACCCACTAGAAACGGCCTTCTTACAAGAAGCAAAACAACGTGGGGCTACGACTATAAACGGGTTAGGTATGTTTGTGAACCAAGGAGCATTGTCCTTTCAATATTGGACCGATCAAGCACCGGACAGAATGCGTATGACAGACAGTGTGATCAAGAAACTTGGAGGGTAA
- the yhbY gene encoding ribosome assembly RNA-binding protein YhbY: MLKGKQKRFLRAKAHHLAPIFQVGKGGVNENMVAQIDDVLKTRELIKISILQNCDFDKNEIARDLSKGARAELVQVIGNTIVLYKESKENKEIVLPS; encoded by the coding sequence ATGTTAAAAGGTAAACAAAAGCGATTTTTACGTGCAAAGGCTCATCACTTAGCGCCGATTTTTCAAGTTGGTAAAGGTGGCGTCAACGAGAATATGGTCGCTCAAATTGACGACGTACTAAAAACACGTGAGTTAATCAAAATCAGCATCTTGCAAAACTGTGATTTTGATAAAAATGAAATAGCTCGTGACTTATCTAAAGGGGCAAGAGCTGAATTAGTACAAGTGATCGGGAATACGATTGTGCTGTACAAGGAATCAAAAGAAAACAAAGAGATTGTTCTTCCTTCATAA
- a CDS encoding nicotinate-nucleotide adenylyltransferase, with protein MRRVGLFGGTFDPPHVGHLMLAEEVRVECRLDEVWFIPASTPPHKERSDMSSIDERLELVKIATRSNPHFQVSTIERDRGGRSYTIDTVKQLQREHPDVEFFFLIGGDMVESLASWVGIDELIELITFIGVNRPNTSPSTAYIEHVRHVDFAQIDLSSTMIRKRVAEGKSIRYLVLNEVEVMIRESGLYGEGSGT; from the coding sequence GTGAGACGAGTTGGGCTTTTTGGAGGGACATTCGATCCTCCTCATGTAGGGCATTTAATGCTAGCGGAAGAGGTGCGAGTGGAATGTCGCCTTGATGAAGTTTGGTTCATCCCTGCGTCAACACCTCCACACAAGGAACGTTCCGATATGTCTTCCATTGATGAAAGACTTGAATTGGTCAAGATTGCGACACGATCCAATCCCCATTTTCAAGTATCGACGATTGAAAGAGATCGCGGAGGGCGTTCGTATACGATTGATACGGTAAAACAATTACAAAGAGAACATCCTGATGTGGAATTTTTCTTTCTCATCGGGGGGGATATGGTCGAATCGTTAGCAAGCTGGGTCGGCATTGATGAACTGATTGAGCTCATCACATTTATTGGTGTGAACAGGCCGAACACGTCACCATCGACTGCATACATTGAGCATGTCAGGCATGTGGACTTCGCTCAAATTGACCTATCCTCTACGATGATTAGAAAGCGAGTCGCAGAAGGCAAGTCGATTCGCTACCTTGTATTAAACGAGGTTGAGGTTATGATAAGGGAGAGTGGGTTATATGGAGAAGGATCAGGCACTTGA